One window of Sphingobacteriales bacterium genomic DNA carries:
- a CDS encoding T9SS type A sorting domain-containing protein: protein MKNKLRISVTIFHILFLLALTSGFCFGQVQTYYVKPIQTDLNYAPAEDSSSISINPGFQTNKLFLFFGGTGSSSSADYNALRLHAANLGFDFINLSYPNNIATASLANDSDSLAFDKYRQEVCFGTPISNDVTVDSLNSIYIRTLKLIQYLDLTYPLQNWGQYLVTPFSLDWSKIIVGGHSQGSGHACYLAKHFSVDRVLMFSGPNDYSDFYSNSANWIRQAGVTQKGRHFSYLSLFDEAVAYSKQYLVIEGLGMFTNDDTTYVDIIASPYGNSHCLYTTQPPGIVLLHHNVPVKLSIINNNIWTYMLTSEISTALKPDFEASDIRIYPNPATNLVFLSANSPQTELKYSIYNLSGQLIQEASVFQQCEQYLMDVSELKTGVYILKVNSMTAKIIK from the coding sequence ATGAAAAACAAACTAAGAATATCAGTAACTATATTCCATATTCTGTTTTTGTTGGCTTTAACTTCCGGCTTTTGTTTCGGACAAGTTCAGACTTATTATGTAAAACCAATTCAAACAGACCTCAACTACGCCCCGGCAGAGGACAGTAGTTCAATAAGCATAAACCCGGGTTTTCAGACAAACAAACTGTTTTTGTTTTTTGGCGGCACAGGCAGTAGCAGTTCAGCAGATTATAATGCGCTCAGGCTTCATGCTGCAAACCTGGGATTTGACTTTATCAATTTAAGTTATCCTAATAATATTGCTACGGCAAGTCTTGCAAATGACAGCGACAGCCTGGCATTTGATAAATACCGGCAAGAAGTGTGCTTCGGGACACCAATCAGCAATGATGTTACTGTTGACTCTTTAAACTCCATCTATATCCGAACATTAAAACTGATCCAATACTTAGACCTGACCTATCCGTTACAAAATTGGGGACAATATTTAGTTACTCCTTTCTCTTTGGACTGGTCAAAAATTATTGTTGGCGGACATTCACAAGGTTCAGGACATGCCTGTTATCTGGCAAAGCACTTTTCGGTTGACCGTGTTCTGATGTTTTCCGGGCCAAATGATTATAGTGATTTTTATTCCAATTCAGCAAACTGGATCCGACAAGCAGGTGTAACACAAAAGGGCAGACATTTTTCGTATTTGAGCCTGTTTGATGAGGCGGTTGCATATTCCAAACAATACCTGGTTATTGAAGGATTAGGAATGTTCACGAATGATGATACCACTTACGTTGATATAATCGCTTCTCCTTACGGCAACTCACATTGTCTTTATACAACTCAACCCCCCGGAATAGTCTTGCTACATCATAATGTTCCGGTAAAACTCAGCATTATCAACAACAATATATGGACGTATATGCTGACATCGGAAATTTCAACAGCCCTGAAACCTGATTTTGAAGCGTCAGATATTAGAATCTACCCAAACCCAGCAACAAACCTTGTATTCTTATCTGCTAATAGTCCACAAACCGAACTAAAATACTCAATCTATAATTTATCGGGTCAGTTAATACAGGAAGCATCAGTTTTTCAACAATGTGAACAGTATTTGATGGATGTTTCGGAATTGAAAACAGGTGTTTACATTTTGAAAGTAAACAGCATGACAGCGAAAATTATAAAATAA
- a CDS encoding protein kinase, producing the protein MEQLIFDKYKYDPDKDFLGKGAFADIYRAYDVLLERFVALKFYRNSEQAADSKYDVLNEMKQMIGLHLSHPNLIAYYDALLLTITDSLGRKFQVQIGVLEYANGKEILLTGGDLRTFINRTQPNNAQIKKIASDILQGLLFLEHHQVVHRDLKPANILMHRTKDGVWMAKIADFGLSKSIKNTEQSSAHLKGTIEYMAPEQFFPNKYGIDKKISTNADLWAFGAILYEIFSGTLPFGKRSQGSTDEQILAGVDSFEPESLNLQTIPQPFRRIISRCLVKHAAQRTQSAQELLNILNGLDETPMSGTEQTTIISETPLQNIHQTTLPPFQKQTVPQHKTAHPQNSKPTHTSAPSTLGTKLYKIVVGTALVLVAFWVIQQLFGDPLAWLFNQKNNLENQTNADTLTTVSVTQNFINFGELVQSKKAVQTIYLKNTGVNPLNIKGITSNSPYLKGDWQPKLQVMPNDSVAVTITLLTDKLSGAYSDSILYFANTFTNPSRIMVSGYIKKPFIPMRDDYSGIKEKLKETLTYYHQHRNDTLYFDDMFTNPVERYYSESGYITIADLKLKAAFQKSNAGYANSETVLATSVNYVILDGNFLADYIITENTASSGSWFGGRSNQIRMEAEITYPEFKITGIRKR; encoded by the coding sequence ATGGAACAACTTATTTTTGATAAGTACAAATATGATCCCGACAAGGATTTTTTAGGCAAAGGAGCTTTTGCAGATATTTACCGCGCTTATGATGTGCTTCTGGAAAGATTTGTTGCCCTCAAGTTTTATCGCAATTCCGAACAAGCTGCAGATTCCAAATATGATGTGCTGAACGAAATGAAACAGATGATAGGGCTTCATCTTTCACATCCCAATCTGATTGCTTATTACGATGCTTTACTCCTGACCATTACGGATAGCCTTGGCAGAAAATTTCAGGTACAAATCGGTGTTTTGGAGTATGCCAACGGAAAAGAAATTCTGCTTACAGGAGGCGACCTGCGAACTTTTATCAACAGGACACAGCCCAACAACGCACAAATCAAAAAAATTGCCTCCGATATTTTGCAGGGGTTGCTCTTTTTGGAACATCATCAGGTGGTTCACCGCGACCTGAAACCGGCCAATATTCTGATGCACCGAACAAAAGATGGAGTTTGGATGGCCAAAATTGCCGATTTTGGATTGAGCAAATCCATTAAAAACACCGAACAATCGAGCGCTCATCTCAAAGGAACCATCGAATATATGGCTCCTGAACAGTTTTTTCCGAACAAATATGGAATTGACAAAAAAATATCTACCAATGCTGACCTTTGGGCTTTTGGCGCTATTTTATATGAAATTTTTTCGGGCACTCTTCCTTTTGGAAAAAGAAGTCAGGGCAGTACGGACGAGCAAATTTTGGCCGGTGTTGATAGTTTTGAACCCGAAAGCCTTAATTTACAAACTATCCCTCAGCCTTTCAGAAGGATCATATCGAGATGTTTAGTTAAACATGCCGCTCAACGCACCCAAAGCGCACAGGAATTATTGAATATTTTGAATGGGTTGGACGAAACGCCAATGTCCGGAACTGAACAGACTACCATAATTTCTGAAACACCCTTACAGAACATCCATCAAACTACATTACCTCCCTTTCAGAAACAAACAGTTCCGCAGCATAAAACTGCACATCCCCAAAACAGTAAACCAACTCACACATCAGCACCATCAACTCTTGGAACCAAATTGTATAAAATTGTGGTCGGTACTGCATTGGTACTTGTTGCATTTTGGGTTATCCAACAACTTTTTGGTGACCCGCTTGCCTGGCTTTTTAATCAAAAAAACAACCTTGAAAATCAAACAAATGCCGATACGCTGACGACGGTTTCTGTTACACAAAACTTCATCAACTTTGGAGAATTGGTACAGTCGAAAAAAGCAGTTCAGACCATCTATCTAAAAAATACAGGCGTAAACCCTCTAAACATTAAAGGCATAACCTCAAACAGCCCTTACCTGAAAGGCGACTGGCAACCCAAACTTCAGGTGATGCCCAACGATTCGGTTGCTGTTACAATTACCCTCTTAACCGATAAACTGAGCGGTGCTTATTCAGACAGCATCCTGTATTTTGCCAACACTTTTACCAATCCCTCCCGCATAATGGTAAGCGGATACATAAAAAAACCTTTCATCCCCATGCGGGACGATTATAGCGGCATTAAAGAAAAGCTGAAAGAAACGCTTACCTACTATCATCAACATCGCAATGATACCTTGTATTTTGACGATATGTTTACCAATCCGGTTGAAAGATATTATTCCGAGAGCGGCTATATCACAATTGCAGATTTAAAATTAAAAGCCGCCTTTCAGAAAAGCAATGCTGGGTATGCCAATTCTGAAACCGTGCTTGCGACATCAGTCAATTACGTAATTTTAGATGGTAACTTTCTGGCAGATTATATCATTACCGAAAATACCGCTTCTTCGGGAAGTTGGTTTGGAGGGAGGAGTAACCAAATCAGAATGGAGGCTGAAATAACCTATCCCGAATTTAAAATAACGGGAATCAGGAAAAGGTAA
- a CDS encoding site-specific DNA-methyltransferase has product MAKKIESIKYNNDKRAHIPSKEEAGYEEVSPKVQQGKKTLELPKNPVVHRGQDPELFWLNKYDNDDRENLLRVDIRSLYRHEHIAPETLIKNLYKLIEPPSNQMDLFSANELFGNALDKDELEKVSQYYQHQDGWTNRLIQGDSQLVMASLLEREGMAGKVQTIYFDPPYGIKYGSNWQVKLNNRDVKDGNDEALTGEPEQIKAFRDTWELGIHSYLSYLRDRLLIAKELLTESGSCFVQISDENVHLVRSIMDEVFGSENFIVTINVQKTGGLPGKYLTGTVDYIIWYSKNKDNVKYRQLYLKREIGDTSLDRYDMLMFNDGTTRRMKPEEIKTGVFPENGKRYQLGALYSDGAASYDQSFEFKGGIYKPRSGKHWSTHLDGMQKLANKNRIEIMGSVLRYRRFVDDFNFVPITDRWDAVQLGTQKLYVVQTSEKAIQRCILMSTDPGDLILDPTCGSGTTAFVAEQWGRRWITIDTSRIALNISKQRLMTSVFPYYKLYDETSDDIRQGFIYKTVPHITLKSLANDEPPATETLYDRPEIDNKKLRVSGPFTVETLQNFEPTAPEELEEEAKSAEDATVFEETVKQHLVSAGIKNGRKDEQVVFSRVELLSHPYLHAEGFYMNGTGEKKAYIHIGPKFGTVSKNAVNEAVKECRLRGDAQWLIILGFSFESDIEGTTQTMNMGKFEVTKARIHDDLMQDGLKKKPGKSAASFVTIGELDIALYKDGKTVSVEIQGLDIYDPIKDEVKARNVSDIAYWMVDDDYDGSNFIVKQVFFCGGDKDEFDKWKKGLESLAKDSTKKKVEKTLKIEIDDEAFDRLYGHISHPIEVKKQGQKIAVRVISQFGEETTKVLTV; this is encoded by the coding sequence ATGGCAAAGAAAATAGAAAGCATCAAGTATAATAATGACAAACGGGCACATATACCCAGCAAAGAAGAAGCGGGCTATGAAGAGGTCAGCCCGAAAGTGCAGCAGGGTAAGAAAACCCTTGAACTGCCCAAAAACCCTGTGGTGCATCGTGGGCAAGACCCGGAGTTATTTTGGCTGAACAAATACGACAATGACGACCGTGAAAATTTGTTGCGGGTGGACATACGCAGCTTATACCGCCACGAACACATTGCCCCCGAAACGCTGATTAAAAACCTGTACAAACTAATTGAGCCGCCAAGCAACCAAATGGATTTGTTTAGCGCAAACGAACTGTTTGGCAATGCCTTGGATAAAGACGAATTAGAAAAAGTGAGCCAGTACTACCAACATCAGGACGGCTGGACTAACCGCCTCATTCAGGGAGACAGCCAGCTGGTAATGGCAAGCTTGTTAGAGCGCGAAGGCATGGCAGGCAAAGTGCAAACCATTTATTTTGACCCACCGTATGGCATTAAATATGGAAGCAATTGGCAAGTAAAATTGAACAACCGTGATGTAAAAGACGGCAATGATGAAGCGCTAACAGGAGAACCTGAACAGATAAAAGCCTTTCGTGACACTTGGGAATTGGGCATTCATTCTTACCTTTCTTACTTGCGTGACCGTTTATTGATTGCAAAAGAACTGCTCACTGAAAGTGGAAGTTGCTTTGTGCAGATTAGTGATGAAAATGTTCACCTTGTTCGAAGCATAATGGATGAGGTTTTTGGGAGTGAGAATTTTATTGTTACGATAAATGTACAGAAAACTGGTGGTTTACCTGGTAAGTATTTAACAGGAACTGTAGATTACATTATCTGGTACTCCAAGAACAAAGATAATGTAAAGTATAGACAATTATATCTTAAACGGGAGATAGGTGATACTTCTCTTGATAGATATGACATGTTAATGTTTAACGATGGAACAACAAGACGAATGAAGCCCGAAGAAATAAAAACAGGTGTTTTTCCAGAAAACGGAAAAAGATACCAATTAGGTGCATTATACTCAGATGGTGCAGCAAGTTATGACCAATCATTTGAATTTAAGGGCGGAATTTATAAACCTAGAAGTGGAAAACATTGGTCAACACATTTGGATGGTATGCAAAAATTAGCAAACAAAAACAGGATTGAAATTATGGGATCTGTTTTAAGATATAGACGCTTTGTTGATGATTTCAATTTTGTTCCTATTACTGATAGGTGGGATGCTGTTCAGTTAGGAACTCAGAAGTTATATGTAGTTCAAACATCAGAGAAGGCAATCCAACGCTGTATCTTGATGTCAACAGACCCTGGCGATTTGATTTTAGATCCAACCTGTGGCAGCGGCACAACAGCTTTTGTTGCCGAGCAATGGGGCAGACGCTGGATAACCATTGACACCAGCAGAATTGCCTTAAACATTTCCAAACAGCGTTTAATGACGAGTGTTTTTCCGTATTACAAACTCTATGACGAAACAAGTGATGATATTAGGCAAGGGTTTATTTATAAAACTGTTCCGCATATTACGCTTAAAAGTTTGGCGAATGATGAACCACCAGCAACAGAAACTTTGTATGATAGACCCGAAATTGACAACAAAAAACTACGGGTAAGTGGTCCGTTCACAGTTGAAACTTTGCAGAACTTTGAACCAACTGCCCCCGAAGAATTGGAAGAAGAAGCCAAGTCAGCCGAAGACGCAACGGTATTTGAAGAAACGGTAAAACAGCATCTTGTAAGTGCAGGCATCAAAAACGGCAGAAAAGATGAACAGGTCGTTTTTTCAAGAGTAGAATTATTGAGCCATCCTTACCTACATGCCGAAGGTTTTTATATGAACGGCACAGGCGAGAAAAAAGCATACATCCATATTGGGCCAAAGTTTGGCACAGTTAGTAAAAATGCCGTAAATGAAGCGGTCAAAGAATGTCGTTTGCGTGGAGATGCACAATGGCTTATCATACTTGGTTTCAGTTTTGAAAGCGATATTGAAGGCACTACCCAAACCATGAACATGGGTAAATTTGAAGTAACAAAAGCCCGTATTCATGACGATTTGATGCAAGACGGTTTGAAGAAAAAACCGGGCAAGAGTGCTGCTAGTTTCGTTACTATTGGCGAACTCGACATTGCTTTGTACAAGGACGGCAAAACCGTTTCAGTAGAAATACAGGGACTGGATATTTACGACCCTATCAAAGACGAAGTAAAAGCCCGAAATGTATCAGACATTGCTTACTGGATGGTAGATGATGACTATGACGGCAGCAACTTTATAGTTAAGCAGGTTTTCTTCTGCGGTGGCGACAAAGACGAGTTTGACAAATGGAAGAAAGGTTTGGAAAGTCTTGCCAAAGACAGCACCAAGAAGAAGGTAGAGAAAACCCTGAAAATTGAAATTGACGATGAAGCCTTTGACCGTCTTTACGGCCACATTTCGCATCCGATAGAAGTGAAAAAGCAAGGGCAGAAAATTGCCGTTCGGGTCATTTCGCAATTTGGGGAAGAAACGACTAAAGTGTTAACGGTGTAA
- a CDS encoding TfoX/Sxy family protein: protein MASDQKFADFVTDQIKDAGEITAKKMFGEYGIFSDGKIFGLICDNKLFIKPTKSGREFIGNVIEAPPYPGAKLSFLIEEKIEDSEWLSQLVKITLKELPDPKPKKKKTSK, encoded by the coding sequence ATGGCTTCCGATCAGAAATTTGCAGATTTTGTAACCGATCAAATAAAAGATGCCGGTGAAATAACGGCTAAAAAAATGTTTGGGGAATATGGAATATTTTCAGACGGCAAAATCTTTGGACTTATATGTGACAACAAACTTTTTATAAAACCCACGAAATCGGGGCGTGAATTTATTGGCAATGTGATTGAAGCACCGCCTTATCCCGGAGCTAAACTAAGTTTTTTGATAGAAGAAAAAATTGAAGACAGTGAATGGCTTAGTCAGTTAGTCAAAATTACCCTGAAAGAATTGCCGGATCCAAAACCAAAAAAGAAAAAAACATCGAAATAG
- a CDS encoding MBL fold metallo-hydrolase, whose amino-acid sequence MRITLLGTGTSVGIPFIGCNCAVCNSSDIKDKRLRTAALVETGNLTIAIDCGPDFRQQMLKHQVTRLDAILLTHAHKDHTGGLDDIRAFNVWQNKPMPVFATEPTQTILKKQYDYVFAENRYEGAPHVVLNTIEHQPFIIENQLTVTPVYAIHGNSPVVGFRIGNFTYLTDANFITPEEEAKIAGSELMVVNALRLTKHWSHFSLSEALELANRLQIPHTYFTHISHQMGLHRDVEQNLLPDHVRLGYDGLVLTL is encoded by the coding sequence ATGCGCATTACTTTGTTAGGCACCGGAACTTCGGTGGGTATTCCTTTTATAGGTTGTAATTGTGCGGTCTGTAACTCCTCAGACATTAAAGACAAACGACTTAGAACAGCGGCATTGGTGGAGACCGGCAACCTGACAATTGCCATTGATTGTGGGCCTGATTTCAGACAACAGATGTTGAAGCATCAAGTAACACGCTTAGATGCTATTTTACTGACCCATGCCCATAAAGACCATACGGGGGGATTAGACGATATCCGTGCATTTAATGTGTGGCAAAATAAGCCCATGCCTGTTTTTGCAACCGAACCCACACAAACCATTCTGAAAAAACAATACGACTATGTTTTTGCCGAAAACCGGTATGAAGGTGCGCCTCATGTTGTTTTGAACACTATTGAACATCAGCCTTTTATTATTGAAAACCAGTTAACGGTTACTCCTGTCTATGCCATTCACGGCAATTCGCCCGTTGTCGGGTTTAGAATCGGCAACTTTACCTATCTGACCGATGCCAACTTTATCACCCCTGAAGAAGAAGCCAAAATCGCGGGCTCGGAGTTAATGGTAGTAAATGCTTTGAGGTTGACCAAACATTGGTCTCATTTCTCGCTTTCTGAAGCACTGGAATTGGCCAACCGGCTTCAAATTCCGCATACCTATTTTACCCATATCAGCCATCAAATGGGATTGCATCGCGACGTTGAACAAAACCTGCTTCCTGATCATGTCAGATTGGGTTATGATGGTCTTGTCTTAACCCTTTAA
- a CDS encoding ferritin: MLLPKVLDALNKQVQLEADASQKYLAMACWCDANAMEGCARFFFRHTDEERMHMLKLVHYINDAGGRVITPAIAQPRSEFDNIKEVFETAFQHEQKVSAAIDNLIELCVVEKDKQTANFLQWYLNEQHEEEALYRTLIDRINLIGIQGRGLYFIDKEVDEINAKKASAEAGE; encoded by the coding sequence ATGCTGTTACCCAAAGTTTTAGATGCTTTAAACAAGCAAGTACAATTAGAAGCCGATGCATCACAAAAATATTTGGCGATGGCCTGCTGGTGCGATGCCAACGCTATGGAAGGATGTGCCAGGTTTTTTTTCCGGCACACAGACGAAGAACGGATGCACATGCTTAAACTTGTTCACTATATCAATGATGCCGGAGGAAGAGTTATTACGCCGGCCATCGCACAACCGCGTTCAGAATTTGACAACATTAAAGAGGTGTTTGAAACCGCTTTTCAACACGAACAAAAAGTTTCGGCAGCTATTGACAACCTGATTGAACTTTGTGTGGTTGAAAAAGACAAACAAACCGCCAACTTTCTGCAGTGGTATCTGAACGAACAACACGAAGAAGAAGCCCTTTACCGTACCCTGATTGACAGAATTAACCTCATTGGCATACAAGGTCGCGGTTTGTATTTCATTGATAAAGAAGTGGATGAAATTAACGCAAAAAAAGCCAGTGCCGAAGCCGGAGAGTAA